The Pseudomonas baetica genome includes a region encoding these proteins:
- a CDS encoding serine/threonine transporter, whose translation MTDVRTPAAENLAVDLARNAETAHKGWSKFDTTWMLGLYGTAIGAGTLFLPINAGVGGFWPLLILAVLAFPMTYFAHRGLTRFVLSGRSGDITEVVEEHFGIGAGKLITLLYFFAIFPILLVYSVALTNTLSSFLEHQLHIAPPPRAILSLALILGLMAIVRCGQTVIVKAMSVLVYPFVAALLLLALSLIPNWNGAFFASAQEAMPMSVFLKTMWLAIPVMVFSFNHSPIISAFAVDQKQRYGDQAERKSSGILAMAHGMMVITVMFFCFSCVLALSPADLAAAKAQNISILSYLANHFQTPVIAYAAPLIALVAITKSFLGHYIGASEGFQGMIAKSLRSRGRVMSASWLNRATALFMILSCWAVATFNPSILGMIETLGGPVIACLLFLMPMYAIRRVPALRQYSGQASNVFVVLIGLIALSAIIYSFLP comes from the coding sequence ATGACCGATGTACGTACACCTGCTGCCGAAAACCTCGCTGTAGATCTGGCACGCAACGCAGAAACTGCCCACAAGGGCTGGAGCAAATTCGACACCACCTGGATGCTCGGGTTGTACGGCACCGCCATCGGTGCCGGTACGTTGTTCCTGCCAATCAACGCTGGCGTTGGTGGTTTCTGGCCGTTGTTGATTCTCGCCGTGCTGGCATTCCCGATGACGTACTTCGCTCACCGTGGGCTGACCCGTTTTGTCTTGTCCGGCCGTTCCGGCGACATCACTGAAGTGGTCGAAGAGCACTTCGGCATCGGTGCCGGCAAGCTGATCACGCTGCTGTATTTCTTCGCGATCTTCCCGATCCTGCTGGTGTACAGCGTGGCGCTGACCAACACCTTGAGCAGTTTTCTCGAACATCAATTGCACATCGCCCCGCCGCCACGGGCGATTCTCTCACTGGCGTTGATTCTCGGCCTGATGGCGATCGTGCGTTGCGGCCAGACCGTGATCGTCAAAGCCATGAGCGTGCTGGTTTATCCGTTTGTCGCTGCGTTGCTGCTGCTCGCCCTCAGCCTGATTCCGAACTGGAACGGCGCTTTCTTCGCCAGCGCTCAAGAGGCAATGCCGATGTCGGTGTTCCTCAAGACGATGTGGCTGGCGATTCCGGTGATGGTGTTCTCGTTCAACCATTCGCCGATCATTTCGGCCTTCGCGGTTGACCAGAAACAACGCTACGGCGACCAGGCCGAACGCAAGAGCAGCGGCATCCTCGCCATGGCCCACGGCATGATGGTGATCACGGTGATGTTTTTCTGCTTCAGTTGCGTGCTGGCGCTGTCGCCGGCGGATCTGGCGGCCGCAAAGGCGCAGAACATCTCGATCCTGTCGTACCTGGCCAACCACTTCCAGACCCCGGTCATCGCCTATGCCGCACCGCTGATTGCGCTGGTGGCAATCACCAAATCCTTCCTCGGCCATTACATCGGCGCCAGCGAAGGCTTTCAAGGCATGATCGCTAAAAGCCTGCGCAGCCGTGGCCGGGTAATGTCGGCGAGCTGGCTGAACCGTGCGACCGCGCTGTTCATGATCCTCAGTTGCTGGGCCGTGGCCACTTTCAATCCAAGCATTCTCGGCATGATCGAAACCCTCGGCGGCCCGGTGATCGCCTGCCTGCTGTTCCTGATGCCGATGTACGCCATCCGCCGCGTGCCGGCCTTGCGCCAGTATTCTGGCCAGGCATCCAATGTGTTCGTGGTGCTGATCGGCCTGATTGCACTGTCTGCGATCATCTACTCGTTCCTGCCCTGA
- a CDS encoding DUF3509 domain-containing protein — protein MDNPFQIITDAFAPDYQINLSIQGLDGSIMLTLSNSGRIVAKRMISAEQRNDPKRLKLLVQSIQFGIAIEQGHSAMAILEAMTNGDGLTPPPPQVKGQPRPVAGL, from the coding sequence ATGGACAATCCTTTTCAGATCATTACCGATGCCTTTGCGCCGGACTATCAGATCAACCTGAGCATTCAGGGCCTGGACGGCAGCATCATGCTGACCCTGTCCAACAGCGGCCGGATCGTGGCCAAACGGATGATCAGCGCCGAACAGCGCAATGACCCGAAACGCCTCAAACTGCTGGTGCAAAGCATTCAGTTTGGCATCGCGATTGAGCAGGGCCATAGCGCCATGGCGATTCTCGAAGCCATGACCAACGGCGACGGGCTGACCCCGCCACCGCCTCAGGTCAAAGGCCAGCCCCGGCCAGTCGCGGGACTTTAA
- a CDS encoding phosphate-starvation-inducible protein PsiE gives MKINWAEKLRQNVHQLAESLGNLFVETFHYLALFAIGAVTAWAAVMEFLGMLEEGHIKIDDILLLFIYLELGAMVGIYFKTNHMPVRFLIYVAITALTRLLISNVSHHNPPDMGIIYLCGGILLLAFSILVVRYASSQFPSVKIEKPQRKLGAGSGEHPEVEKGEL, from the coding sequence GTGAAAATCAACTGGGCCGAGAAACTGCGGCAAAACGTGCATCAACTGGCCGAGTCCCTGGGCAACCTGTTCGTCGAAACCTTCCATTATCTGGCGCTGTTCGCTATCGGTGCGGTGACGGCGTGGGCGGCGGTGATGGAGTTTCTCGGCATGCTCGAAGAAGGGCATATCAAGATCGATGACATCCTGTTGCTGTTCATCTATCTCGAATTGGGCGCGATGGTCGGGATTTACTTCAAGACCAACCACATGCCGGTGCGCTTCCTGATCTACGTGGCGATCACCGCGCTGACCCGACTGCTGATCTCCAACGTCTCGCACCACAACCCGCCGGACATGGGCATCATTTATCTGTGCGGCGGCATTCTGCTGCTGGCGTTCTCGATTCTGGTGGTGCGTTACGCTTCGTCGCAATTCCCCTCGGTGAAGATCGAAAAACCGCAACGCAAGCTCGGTGCCGGTTCCGGTGAGCATCCCGAAGTGGAGAAGGGCGAACTTTAA
- a CDS encoding Leu/Phe/Val dehydrogenase, translating into MFALMQSTRLESLHLSVDPVSGLKAVIAIHNSRLGPALGGCRYLAYPNDESAVEDAIRLAQGMSYKAALAGLPQGGGVAVIVRPVHVENRGALFEAFGRCIDQLDGRYITAIDSGTSVADMDCIAQQTQHVTSTTSAGDPAPHAAMGVFAGIRATAMARLGSDNLEGLRIAIQGLGNVGFALAEQLHAVGAELLVSDIDHGKVQLAMEQLNAHPIANDALLSTPCDILAPCGLGGVLNSHSVTQLRCSAVAGSANNQLTHLDVADQLERRGILYAPDYVINAGSLIYVSLKHRGEELTTITAHLSKISSRLTEVFAHAQAEKRSPARVADELAEKVLYR; encoded by the coding sequence ATGTTTGCGCTCATGCAAAGCACTCGCCTGGAATCGCTGCACCTGAGCGTTGACCCGGTCTCCGGGTTGAAGGCGGTCATTGCCATTCATAACAGTCGTCTGGGGCCGGCCCTGGGCGGGTGCCGTTACCTTGCCTATCCCAATGACGAGTCGGCTGTCGAAGACGCTATTCGTCTCGCCCAGGGCATGAGCTACAAAGCCGCGTTGGCGGGCTTGCCCCAAGGCGGTGGCGTGGCGGTGATTGTGCGGCCGGTGCATGTGGAAAATCGCGGGGCGCTGTTTGAAGCCTTCGGCCGTTGCATCGATCAGCTCGACGGCCGCTATATCACCGCCATCGACAGCGGCACTTCGGTCGCAGACATGGACTGCATCGCACAGCAGACCCAGCATGTCACCAGCACCACTTCGGCCGGCGATCCTGCGCCGCACGCGGCAATGGGGGTGTTCGCCGGGATTCGCGCAACCGCCATGGCCAGACTGGGCAGCGATAATCTGGAAGGTTTGCGCATAGCGATTCAGGGGTTGGGCAATGTCGGTTTCGCGCTGGCCGAACAACTGCACGCCGTCGGGGCCGAGCTACTGGTCAGCGACATCGATCACGGCAAGGTGCAACTGGCGATGGAGCAGCTCAACGCTCACCCGATCGCCAACGACGCGTTGCTCAGCACACCGTGCGACATTCTTGCGCCGTGTGGACTCGGCGGAGTGCTCAACAGTCACTCGGTGACGCAACTGCGCTGCTCGGCGGTGGCCGGGTCGGCGAACAATCAACTGACGCATCTGGATGTTGCCGATCAACTGGAGCGGCGCGGCATCCTTTATGCGCCGGACTATGTGATCAATGCCGGTAGCCTGATTTACGTCTCGCTGAAACATCGCGGCGAGGAGCTGACCACCATTACCGCGCACCTGTCGAAAATCAGTTCACGGCTGACCGAAGTCTTTGCCCATGCGCAGGCGGAAAAACGCTCGCCGGCGCGGGTGGCCGATGAGTTGGCGGAAAAAGTTTTGTATCGCTGA
- a CDS encoding SirB1 family protein, protein MNPRQRFFECLHRSPPALLEAALWMAAEHEKAIDPEALLQDFKELQQRVSFGLPMLPVSELAQPLLRRMIELGFAQDDFLPLRPQAALLHKVLQTRRGQPLALALIALELARGLEIPLVGVNFPGHFLLRVPGADHLLDPCGGRRLYPNDCRELLQRQYGAHMKLNAEHLLTATPVQMLQRLSRNLRQLHLTHDDFIASLIDAERVLELGNAGAADYLARASLYQRLDCPNAERFDLERALLLSEDPIQRLRLTERLGHLPPNSVVH, encoded by the coding sequence ATGAATCCGCGCCAACGTTTTTTCGAGTGTCTGCACCGTTCACCGCCCGCGTTGTTGGAAGCCGCGTTGTGGATGGCCGCCGAGCACGAAAAAGCGATCGATCCCGAGGCGCTGCTACAAGACTTCAAGGAGCTGCAGCAACGCGTCAGTTTCGGCTTGCCAATGCTGCCGGTCAGCGAGCTCGCGCAGCCGTTACTGCGACGCATGATTGAGTTGGGTTTTGCCCAGGATGACTTTCTGCCACTGCGCCCCCAGGCTGCGCTGTTGCATAAAGTGCTGCAGACCCGTCGCGGCCAGCCGCTGGCGCTGGCGCTGATTGCTCTGGAGCTGGCGCGCGGTCTGGAGATTCCACTGGTCGGAGTCAATTTCCCCGGGCACTTCCTGCTACGGGTGCCTGGTGCCGATCACTTGCTGGATCCGTGCGGGGGGCGACGCCTGTATCCCAATGACTGTCGCGAACTGTTGCAACGTCAATACGGGGCGCACATGAAACTCAACGCCGAGCATCTGCTCACGGCTACGCCCGTGCAGATGCTCCAGCGCCTGTCACGTAACCTGCGTCAATTGCACCTGACCCACGATGACTTTATCGCATCGCTGATCGACGCCGAGCGTGTACTCGAACTGGGTAATGCCGGCGCCGCCGATTACCTGGCCCGGGCCAGTCTGTATCAGCGGCTCGACTGCCCGAATGCCGAACGCTTCGACCTGGAGCGTGCGCTGTTGCTCAGCGAAGATCCGATACAGCGCCTGCGCCTGACCGAGCGGCTCGGGCATCTGCCGCCCAATTCGGTTGTTCACTAA
- a CDS encoding MFS transporter — MHNQIASFRAALDARPVSRYQWLLLILLALLLVTDGYDAQVLGYVVPALAQDWGLEKSAFGPVFSANLLGLTIGSLVVTPLADRFGVRRILLACVLIYASLTVLMVFADSLNTLMVARFICGIGMGGAMPSAMALMSEYSPPRLRTLMVTLAACGFSFGGAAGGFVAAGFIDQFGWQAVFLAGGVTPLLLFPFLWWMLPESLPRLLRDAPPYARLRKVTARMLPDWQPPAAYVEQNEREQGSKLTVVELFRNGYARPTLLIWATFFVSLILLYFMISWLPSLLLESGLKLNEANLVTSMFLFAGTLGAICMAWFADRLKRKVRLLSGVLAGAALCTILLGLNHDNPRYLVACVFAAGFCIIGGQLTLNAFASNFYPAHVRATGTGWALGVGRFGSILGPLFGSLLLAMHIPVEQIFFFCAIPAVIAALLIIQVRSPAEITATTVGASLLAKNDNAV; from the coding sequence ATGCACAACCAGATTGCCAGCTTCCGGGCGGCACTCGACGCCCGTCCTGTGTCCCGCTATCAGTGGTTGCTTTTGATCCTGCTCGCCTTGTTGCTGGTCACCGATGGCTATGACGCCCAGGTGCTCGGCTATGTGGTGCCGGCACTGGCCCAGGATTGGGGTCTGGAAAAGTCAGCATTCGGGCCTGTGTTCAGCGCCAACCTGTTGGGCCTCACGATCGGTTCTCTCGTCGTCACGCCGCTGGCCGACCGCTTCGGTGTACGTCGCATCCTGCTCGCTTGCGTGCTGATCTACGCCAGCCTGACGGTGCTGATGGTGTTTGCCGACTCTCTGAATACGTTGATGGTCGCGCGCTTCATCTGCGGCATCGGTATGGGCGGCGCGATGCCCAGCGCCATGGCGTTGATGTCGGAATATTCGCCGCCGCGCCTGCGCACACTGATGGTGACACTGGCCGCGTGCGGCTTCTCCTTCGGCGGTGCAGCGGGTGGTTTTGTTGCCGCCGGGTTCATCGATCAATTCGGCTGGCAAGCGGTGTTTCTTGCCGGCGGCGTGACGCCGTTGCTGCTGTTTCCGTTTCTCTGGTGGATGCTGCCGGAATCGCTGCCGCGGTTGCTGCGTGATGCACCGCCGTACGCACGTCTGCGCAAAGTCACCGCGCGGATGCTGCCGGACTGGCAACCGCCGGCCGCTTATGTCGAGCAGAACGAGCGGGAGCAGGGCAGCAAGCTGACGGTAGTGGAGTTGTTCCGCAACGGTTATGCGCGCCCTACCTTGCTGATCTGGGCGACGTTTTTCGTCAGTCTGATCCTGTTGTATTTCATGATCAGCTGGCTGCCGTCGTTGCTGCTGGAAAGTGGCTTGAAACTCAACGAGGCCAATCTGGTGACGTCGATGTTTCTGTTTGCCGGCACGCTGGGCGCGATCTGCATGGCCTGGTTCGCCGACCGCTTGAAACGCAAAGTGCGTCTGTTGTCCGGTGTGCTCGCGGGCGCGGCGCTGTGCACGATTCTGCTGGGGCTTAATCACGACAACCCGCGTTATCTGGTGGCCTGCGTGTTTGCTGCGGGTTTTTGCATTATTGGCGGGCAACTGACGCTGAATGCGTTCGCCAGTAACTTCTACCCGGCGCACGTTCGTGCCACCGGCACGGGGTGGGCGTTGGGGGTGGGGCGTTTCGGTTCGATTCTCGGGCCGCTGTTCGGCAGTCTGCTGCTGGCGATGCACATTCCGGTGGAGCAGATTTTCTTCTTCTGCGCGATTCCGGCCGTCATTGCCGCGCTGTTGATCATTCAGGTGCGGTCGCCTGCTGAAATAACCGCGACCACTGTGGGAGCGAGCCTGCTCGCGAAGAACGATAACGCGGTCTGA